A stretch of Colletotrichum lupini chromosome 2, complete sequence DNA encodes these proteins:
- a CDS encoding triose-phosphate transporter — protein MDVEVANRTSQVPVRGRGARTFPCPFPTSPSFLLIPHPSSLLLLLLSLLSARVSYFARTTTTETPASLFCPESDAKEKERDPKTGRPGGQERRTYFGTPPPRTFHTTFVIFAPVCLLYSPSLQFRGCPSEFYQTRRLPLKHSNEPTTLHSRHSLVRPDFPCTGPRLNSRTASPTARSFFLLLPLTTVDSNLTHSLSLSAFSFPSTPTTSSRHLSSLPTMTDDYRTERAGSSASSSTDAATLHELTKLDPMEDSVQNLKSHDDEELGTEEDEKLLPKTNEKEEPQKSGMTSAIIWMTVNTLATIGIVFTNKAIFSDPQWKLCQLTFASFHFLVTFGTLFVLSRPTFAYFTPRRAAIRDLLPLSVAMCLNVILPNLSLAFSSVTFYQIARILLTPTVALMNYVLYKATLPRNAIMALIPACLGVGMVSYYDSLPTKDDKVKTTSTLGVVFAFSGIFASSLYTVWIASYHRKLQMSSMQLLYNQAPIASFMLLYVIPFVDTFPDWVNVPGNRWIMIGMSGAFASLINISQFFIIAQTGPVSSTVVGHLKTCTIVALGWMVSGRAIGDKSVLGVFVAIGGIVAYSVVMLQHQRNQRK, from the exons ATGGACGTGGAAGTCGCAAATCGCACGTCGCAAGTCCCGGTACGGGGTCGTGGGGCCCGCACCTTCCCCTGCCCTTTCCCTACGTCTCCCTCCTTCCTTCTCATCCCTCATCCCTCATCCCTGCTTTTGCTCTTGCTCTCTCTGCTTTCAGCCCGGG TCTCGTACTTTGCCCGTACTACCACCACCGAGACCCCCGCCAGCCTTTTTTGCCCTGAGTCTGACGCAAAAGAGAAAGAACGAGACCCCAAAACTGGCAGACCAGGCGGGCAAGAACGACGTACTTACTTTGGGACGCCGCCGCCTCGGACCTTCCATACGACTTTCGTTATATTTGCCCCCGTCTGTCTACTTTACTCCCCTTCCCTTCAATTCCGCGGTTGCCCTTCGGAATTCTACCAGACGAGGCGTCTCCCTTTAAAGCATTCCAACGAACCGACGACTTTGCACTCTCGACACTCCCTTGTGCGACCCGACTTCCCATG CACCGGCCCTCGCCTGAATTCACGCACCGCCTCGCCGACTGCCCGCTCTTTTTTCCTTTTGCTCCCGCTCACTACCGTGGACTCGaatctcactcactcactcagcTTGTCtgctttttcttttccttccACACCAACTACCTCGTCTCGCCATCTCTCGTCGTTGCCCACCATGACTGACGACTACCGCACCGAGCGAGCGGGCTCTTCCGCCTCGTCTTCCACCGACGCCGCGACTCTCCACGAGCTAACCAAGTTGGACCCGATGGAGGACAGCGTTCAGAACCTCAAGTCGCACGATGATGAAGAGCTGGGCACCGAGGAGGACGAGAAGCTCTTGCCCAAGACCAATGAGAAGGAGGAGCCCCAGAAGTCTGGCATGACTTCTGCCATTATCTGGATGACCGTCAACACCTTGGCGACGATTGGAATC GTCTTCACCAACAAGGCCATCTTTTCCGACCCTCAATGGAAGCTCTGCCAGCTCACCTTTGCGAGTTTCCACTTCTTGGTCACTTTCGGCACGCTGTTCGTCCTTTCCCGGCCTACCTTCGCTTACTTTACTCCGCGCCGTGCCGCCATCCGGGACTTGCTGCCGCTTTCCGTGGCCATGTGCCTCAACGTCATCCTGCCGAATCTCTCCCTGGCCTTCTCTTCCGTGACTTTTTACCAGATTGCCCGGATCCTGCTGACGCCGACCGTCGCGCTCATGAACTATGTGCTCTATAAGGCGACACTGCCCAGGAATGCGATAATGGCGCTCATCCCGGCTTGCCTCGGAGTCGGCATGGTCTCTTACTACGACTCTCTGCCTACCAAGGACGACAAGGTCAAGACAACCTCTACCCTGGGTGTCGTCTTTGCCTTTTCTGGCATCTTTGCCTCGTCTCTCTACACCGTCTGGATCGCCAGCTACCACCGTAAGCTCCAGATGTCCAGCATGCAGCTGCTTTACAACCAGGCTCCCATCGCCTCCTTCATGCTTCTCTACGTCATTCCCTTTGTTGACACCTTCCCCGACTGGGTCAATGTTCCTGGCAACCGCTGGATCATGATTGGCATG TCTGGCGCGTTTGCCTCGCTCATCAACATCTCCCAATTCTTCATCATCGCCCAGACCGGTCCTGTGTCCAGCACCGTTGTTGGTCACCTCAAGACCTGCACCATTGTTGCTCTTGGCTGGATGGTGTCAGGCAGAGCCATTGGCGACAAGTCGGTTCTTGGTGTCTTTGTTGCCATTGGCGGCATTGTTGC CTACTCTGTCGTCATGCTTCAGCACCAGCGCAACCAGCGCAAGTAG
- a CDS encoding brix domain-containing protein has translation MGFSKPGKSMGASLTNKTSNKLKRKEMYVLQKKDKDKAQREMRFRRKKEEDKNPELRAARLAKNKPQTIDSKRVWDDVDDDSLGKVVDVERLKKRRIEEEENAALEQELDAEDGEDDGEDDDSDNDSMLDDEEDEAAAAEKKAEREARREEKRRAKRDSSAAPSTTSTNLDLTPSSLALKFPSLFSEDAPPPPKILITTSLNSTLHHEANIFRTIFPNSTYVPRSAHRYGHKYSLREISKFAANRDYTAVVLLKEDQKKLTGMSIVHLPVGPTFTFTITNFMEGKKLPGHGNPTNHYPELLLNNFKTPLGLLTAALFQRLFPPQPELEGRQVLTVHNQRDYLFFRRHRYVFREKRETEKNITTAEGSEMKGVEGIRVGLQEVGPRFTAKLRRVDKGIGRAGSEGEESQPWEWKARMEKDRKRFQL, from the coding sequence ATGGGCTTCTCCAAGCCGGGCAAGTCCATGGGGGCTTCGCTCACGAACAAGACGTCCAACAAGCTCAAGCGCAAGGAGATGTACGTCCTGCAAAAGAAGGACAAGGATAAAGCCCAGCGCGAGATGCGCTTCCGCcgcaagaaggaggaggacaaGAACCCCGAGCTCCGCGCCGCCCGCCTCGCAAAGAACAAGCCCCAGACCATCGACAGCAAGCGCGTCTGGGACGACGTCGACGACGACAGCCTGGGTAAGGTGGTGGACGTCGAGAGGCTCAAGAAGAGGAGGAtagaagaggaggagaacGCCGCGCTGGAACAGGAGCTCGACGCCGAGGATGGAGAGGACGATGGCGAGGACGACGACAGCGATAACGACAGCATgctcgacgacgaggaagacgaggccgccgccgcggagaagaaggccgagAGGGAGGCGCGGCGCGAGGAGAAGCGCCGCGCAAAGAGGGACTCCTCTGCCGCGCCCTCGACGACCTCGACGAACCTCGACCTCACCCCGTCCTCCCTCGCCCTCAAGTTCCCCAGCCTCTTTTCCGAAGACGCGCCCCCGCCCCCCAAGATCCTCATCACCACCTCCCTCAACTCGACCCTCCACCACGAGGCCAACATCTTCCGCACCATCTTCCCGAACTCCACCTACGTGCCCCGCTCCGCCCACCGCTACGGCCACAAGTACTCCCTCCGCGAGATCTCAAAGTTCGCCGCCAACCGCGACTACACCGCCGTCGTCCTCCTCAAAGAAGACCAGAAGAAGCTGACGGGCATGTCCATCGTCCACCTCCCCGTCGGCCCCACCTTCACTTTTACAATCACAAACTTCATGGAGGGCAAGAAGCTCCCCGGCCACGGCAACCCGACGAACCACTACCCGGAGCTCCTCCTCAACAACTTCAAGACCCCGCTCGGCCTGCTCACCGCCGCCCTCTTCCAGCGCCTCTTCCCCCCGCAGCCCGAGCTCGAGGGCCGCCAGGTGCTTACGGTGCACAACCAGCGCGACTACCTCTTCTTCCGCCGCCACCGCTACGTCTTCCGCGAGAAGCGCGAGACGGAGAAGAATATCACGACTGCCGAGGGCTCCGAGATGAAGGGCGTCGAGGGCATCCGCGTCGGACTGCAGGAGGTTGGCCCGCGGTTCACGGCTAAGCTGAGGAGGGTGGACAAGGGTATCGGCAGGGCGGGCAGCGAGGGTGAGGAGTCGCAGCCGTGGGAGTGGAAGGCCAGGATGGAGAAGGACCGCAAGCGGTTCCAGTTGTAG
- a CDS encoding glycyl-tRNA synthetase — translation MGPDVRFAGAPGIVFLDRRKILVESNRLVPVCGCGTEEGGPFGAATFGAPNANLELEGTTFFSHLRLPTNEGCENWKGQTNIDIDHDHTRSYTLPTPLYLAHTLQLPYSELPVTPSSPDDSRSSKQPHQTIEQMKPFRFVAHQSPSIRSTASFCAVRPAAFFHSHQRYPPPSSHYSNPYSSSHQRTLTTTRHLSRAQVLVPSKKNKPSSAAAGSSSKMTTTATTLKGQPLDRQTLDAMLRRRLFFTPAFEIYGGVAGLFDYGPPGCALQANIVETWRKHFILEEDMLEIDTTVLTPHEVLKTSGHVDKFADWMCKDPKNGDILRADHFVEDVLEARLKGDKEARGQKVEEEDDPKKKKKRKTKAEAVKLEDAVVQEYEEILAKIDNYNGEELGELIKKYDLRNPNTGLQPSPPVAFNLMFQTAIGPSSNLPGYLRPETAQGQFLNFAKLLDFNMQQMPFASASIGKSYRNEISPRAGLLRVREFLMAEIEHFVDPEGGKKHVRFPEVNTVELTLLDRHTQLAGKTEVKKMTIGDAVSNKVVDNETLGYFLARIHLFLQKIGVDMTKVRFRQHMENEMAHYAADCWDAELLTSSGWIECVGCADRSAYDLSVHAKKTGAPLVVRERLDEPLVFEEWQVEIDKKKFGPQFKKDGKTVEAALEGTTQEQREKLAKQLTDNGELELEVAGVGSGTVKVSKDLVKIEFRKRVENTREFTPNVIEPSFGIGRILYSLIEHVYWNRATEDGAGDEARGVLSFPPTVAPTKVLIVPLSANKQFQPFVSKISQKLRKYGISARVDSSSATIGKRYSRNDELGTPLGITIDFQTVQDSTITLRDRDSTKQVRADEDTIIAAIQSLVTGAKEWKDVAAELPTFESQEVDVTVR, via the exons ATGGGTCCCGACGTTCGGTTTGCGGGGGCGCCAGGGATTGTCTTCCTCGATCGCC GCAAGATTTTGGTCGAGTCCAATCGCCTGGTGCCGGTCTGCGGCTGCGGGACAGAGGAAGGGGGTCCGTTCGGTGCC GCCACTTTTGGTGCACCCAATGCCAACCTGGAATTGGAGGGTACAACTTTTTTTTCCCACCTCAGGCTGCCCACCAACGAGGGGTGTGAAAACTGGAAAGGGCAGACGAACATTGACATCGACCACGACCACACTCGCTCATACACACTACCTACCCCTCTATACCTAGCTCACACTCTGCA ACTACCTTACAGTGAGCTGCCAGTGACTCCATCCTCCCCAGATGACTCACGCTCCTCTAAACAACCCCACCAAACGATCGAGCAGATGAAGCCCTTTCGCTTTGTTGCACACCAATCACCTTCAATTCGTTCCACAGCTAGCTTCTGTGCAGTTCGGCCGGCCGCTTTTTTCCACTCCCACCAACgttacccccccccctcctcccaCTACTCAAACCCATACTCCTCCTCCCACCAACGCACCCTCACCACCACCCGTCACCTCTCCCGGGCTCAAGTCCTCGTCCCCTCGAAAAAGAACAAGCCCTCGTCCGCTGCCGCCGGCTCTTCCTCCAAGATGACGACCACCGCGACGACCCTCAAGGGTCAGCCTCTCGACAGGCAGACCCTCGACGCCATGCTGCGTCGCCGTCTCTTCTTCACCCCGGCTTTCGAGATCTACGGCGGCGTCGCTGGCCTCTTCGACTACGGCCCTCCCGGTTGCGCTCTGCAGGCCAACATCGTCGAGACATGGCGCAAGCACTTCATCCTCGAGGAGGACATGCTCGAGATCGACACCACCGTCCTGACCCCGCACGAGGTCCTCAAGACCTCTGGCCACGTCGACAAGTTCGCCGACTGGATGTGCAAGGACCCCAAGAACGGCGATATCCTGCGCGCCGACCACTTCGTTGAGGACGTTCTCGAGGCCCGCCTCAAAGGTGACAAGGAGGCCCGCGGCCAAAaggtcgaggaggaggatgaccccaagaagaagaagaagagaaagacAAAGGCCGAGGCCGTCAAGCTTGAGGACGCTGTCGTCCAGGAGTACGAAGAGATTCTGGCCAAGATTGACAACTACAACGGCGAGGAGCTCGGCGAGCTCATCAAGAAGTACGACCTCAGAAACCCCAACACCGGCCTCCAGCCCTCGCCCCCCGTCGCCTTCAACCTCATGTTCCAGACCGCCATTGGCCCCAGCAGCAACCTGCCCGGTTACCTGCGCCCCGAGACCGCTCAGGGCCAGTTCCTCAACTTTGCCAAGCTCCTCGACTTCAACATGCAGCAGATGCCCTTCGCCTCCGCCTCCATCGGCAAGTCCTACAGAAACGAAATCTCCCCCCGCGCCGGTCTCCTGAGAGTCCGCGAGTTCCTCATGGCCGAGATTGAGCACTTTGTCGACCCCGAGGGCGGCAAGAAGCACGTCCGCTTCCCCGAGGTCAACACCGTCGAGCTCACCCTCCTCGATCGCCACACCCAGCTCGCCGGCAAGACCGAGGTCAAGAAGATGACCATTGGCGACGCCGTGAGCAACAAGGTCGTCGACAACGAGACCCTCGGCTACTTCCTCGCCCGCATCCACCTCTTCCTCCAAAAGATTGGTGTCGACATGACCAAGGTCCGCTTCCGCCAGCACATGGAGAACGAGATGGCCCACTACGCCGCCGACTGCTGGGACGCCGAGCTCCTCACCTCCTCCGGCTGGATCGAGTGTGTTGGCTGCGCCGATCGCAGCGCCTACGATTTGTCCGTCCATGCCAAGAAGACTGGCGCGCCCCTCGTCGTGCGCGAGCGCCTCGACGAGCCCCTCGTCTTTGAGGAGTGGCAGGTCGAGATCGACAAGAAGAAGTTTGGTCCCCAGTTCAAGAAGGACGGCAAGACGGTCGAGGCCGCCCTCGAGGGAACCACCCAGGAGCAGCGCGAGAAGCTCGCCAAGCAGCTCACCGACAACGGCGAGCTGGAGCTCGAGGTCGCCGGCGTCGGCAGCGGCACGGTCAAGGTCAGCAAGGACCTCGTCAAGATTGAGTTCAGAAAGCGCGTCGAGAACACCAGGGAGTTCACCCCCAACGTTATTGAGCCCTCCTTTGGTATCGGCCGTATCCTGTACTCGCTGATTGAGCACGTCTACTGGAACCGCGCCACCGAGGATGGTGCCGGTGACGAGGCCCGTGGT GTCCTGTCCTTCCCCCCGACAGTCGCCCCCACAAAGGTCCTGATCGTGCCCCTGTCCGCCAACAAGCAGTTCCAGCCCTTCGTCAGCAAGATCTCGCAGAAGCTGCGCAAGTACGGCATCTCGGCCCGTGTCGACTCGTCCTCGGCCACCATTGGCAAGCGCTACAGCCGCAACGACGAGCTCGGCACCCCGCTCGGCATCACCATCGACTTCCAGACCGTCCAGGACAGCACAATCACCCTCCGCGACCGCGACTCGACCAAGCAGGTCCGCGCCGACGAGGACACCATCATCGCGGCCATCCAGAGCCTCGTCACCGGTGCAAAGGAGTGGAAGGACGTCGCGGCTGAGCTCCCTACGTTTGAGAGCCAGGAGGTTGATGTCACTGTCCGGTAA